Proteins found in one Rhodobacteraceae bacterium D3-12 genomic segment:
- a CDS encoding L,D-transpeptidase codes for MISRRTFLASTAATLAAPHVAQSFELNPIFTPQPVKIGPAYQPGQLLILPKAHFLYFVTAPRTALRYGVGVGKAGLEFTGTAVIQVKKEWPTWRPTNEMIERDPRAYAKFKGNDYVQPGGPGNPLGARALYLFQNGRDTYFRIHGTTSPSSIGRSVSNGCIRMINEHVKDLYTRVPVGTKVTVL; via the coding sequence ATGATTTCTCGCCGCACCTTCCTTGCCAGCACCGCCGCGACCCTTGCCGCGCCGCATGTTGCGCAATCCTTTGAACTCAATCCGATTTTCACACCGCAACCGGTCAAGATCGGCCCGGCCTATCAACCGGGTCAATTGCTGATCCTGCCCAAGGCGCATTTCCTCTATTTCGTCACCGCACCGCGCACCGCTCTGCGCTATGGCGTTGGCGTCGGCAAAGCCGGGCTTGAATTCACCGGCACCGCCGTCATTCAGGTCAAAAAAGAATGGCCCACATGGCGCCCCACAAACGAAATGATCGAGCGTGACCCAAGGGCCTATGCCAAGTTCAAGGGCAACGACTATGTTCAGCCCGGCGGCCCCGGCAACCCGCTTGGCGCGCGCGCGCTCTACCTGTTCCAAAACGGGCGTGACACCTACTTCCGCATCCACGGCACCACCTCGCCTAGCTCGATCGGGCGCTCGGTCTCCAACGGCTGTATCCGCATGATCAACGAACACGTCAAAGACCTCTATACCCGCGTGCCCGTCGGCACCAAGGTCACCGTGCTCTAA